A region of Nitrospira defluvii DNA encodes the following proteins:
- a CDS encoding efflux RND transporter permease subunit produces MLSSLLAFALRQRVLVVVMACILTAGGIYAFRTIAIDAFPDVTTVLVQVVTKVPGMSPAEVERFVTFPMELQLMGAPGLTDIRSFSKVGLSMITVVFKDDIDIYLARQVVLERILEIQELLPPGSTSQLVPNTTGLGEVYQFYLEGPHDNDKDFVMSDSDLMERRTIEDWVIRPLLKGLPDVVDVNSLGGFVKQYQVMVEPGLLRKYGLALHDVFDAVAKNNANAGGNILEKDDEKYVVRGVGLIKTLEDIDHIVVKQVGGTPVYVRDVAEVRIGHAVRHGAAVLNGKHEVITGIVLMLRGGNARDVVQSIKDKISEIHHKRLLPDGLRIIPFYDRIELITAALDTVYKALLEGIVLVVVILFLFLGNVRSALIVTATLIVTPLVTFIIMDQVGLTANLMSLGGLVIAIGMMVDGSVVVVENVYRHLAEQRDDRLSKTDVILHAVTEVGQPVIFGILIIILVFLPILTLQGMEGKMFQPLANTIIIALLVSLVLSLTLSPVLCAMALKRGTEEDTFLLRWAKWAYLPTLRWATGHRVTVLALALGLLGASLSLFPFLGGEFIPILNEGAISPQTIRYPSIALDRSIEIEKEMQRAVMEFPEVRMVVSKIGRSEMGNDPQEPNASDPVVSLRPMDEWTTAKTKSALDDAVRKRIEKVPGANYLLSQPIQQRVDELLSGVRSEATIKILGDDLSILRSTAEKIQTIMASVRGVGDVRVEQLFGQTYLTIDIDRSKIARHGINVAHVQEIITTAIGQEPATHVYEGNKRFDLTLRYPEKYRNSVDTIKNILLTTSSGALIPLGDLATVELQEGPSLISREGLQRRIYVGFNTLGRDIESVVAEAQAKIAKEIHLPTGYHLVWGGSFENMQRAMARLKIILPITIGLIFMLLFASFNSVRHAALIIMNLPFAMIGGIVALWLTGEYLSVPASVGFINLFGVAVLNGIVLVSYFNKLREDGLPCDEAIIKGCTLRLRPVLMTALVALLGLIPLAFAHGIGSEVQRPLAVVVIGGLVSSTLLTLIVLPVLYQWFDRPDAPGARSEERTA; encoded by the coding sequence ATGCTGTCTTCTCTTCTGGCCTTCGCTCTCCGTCAACGTGTCCTGGTCGTCGTCATGGCGTGCATTTTGACCGCCGGAGGGATCTACGCGTTCCGCACCATCGCCATCGACGCCTTTCCGGACGTCACCACCGTGCTGGTCCAGGTCGTCACCAAAGTGCCCGGCATGTCTCCGGCGGAAGTGGAACGTTTCGTCACCTTTCCCATGGAACTCCAGCTGATGGGGGCGCCGGGGCTGACGGACATTCGCTCATTTTCAAAGGTCGGCCTGTCGATGATCACCGTCGTCTTCAAGGACGATATCGATATCTATTTGGCCCGGCAGGTCGTGCTCGAACGAATACTCGAAATTCAAGAGCTGCTGCCGCCTGGCTCCACATCGCAATTGGTCCCGAATACCACCGGATTGGGGGAAGTCTATCAATTCTATCTTGAGGGACCACACGACAACGACAAAGACTTTGTGATGAGTGATTCCGACCTCATGGAGCGGCGGACCATTGAGGACTGGGTCATTCGACCGCTGCTCAAAGGGCTCCCCGATGTCGTGGATGTGAACTCGCTAGGAGGATTCGTCAAACAGTACCAGGTCATGGTCGAACCGGGTTTGCTTCGCAAATACGGCCTGGCGCTTCATGATGTATTCGATGCCGTGGCGAAGAACAACGCCAATGCTGGCGGGAACATCCTTGAAAAAGACGACGAAAAATATGTGGTGCGCGGTGTCGGGCTGATCAAGACGCTGGAAGACATCGACCACATCGTCGTCAAACAGGTGGGTGGTACCCCCGTCTACGTTCGGGATGTGGCGGAAGTCCGGATCGGGCATGCCGTCCGCCACGGTGCCGCCGTGCTGAATGGGAAGCACGAAGTGATTACCGGCATCGTCCTCATGCTACGCGGCGGCAACGCCAGAGACGTCGTGCAATCCATCAAGGACAAAATCTCAGAAATTCACCACAAACGGCTCTTGCCGGATGGATTGCGCATCATTCCGTTCTACGACCGGATCGAACTGATTACGGCGGCGCTGGATACGGTCTACAAAGCCCTGCTTGAGGGCATTGTGCTCGTGGTCGTCATCCTGTTTCTGTTTCTTGGCAACGTGCGAAGCGCCCTCATCGTCACGGCCACCTTGATCGTGACGCCGCTGGTCACCTTCATCATCATGGACCAGGTCGGACTGACGGCCAATCTCATGTCACTCGGCGGATTGGTCATTGCCATCGGCATGATGGTCGATGGCTCCGTTGTGGTGGTGGAAAATGTGTATCGGCATCTCGCCGAACAGCGAGACGACCGTCTCAGTAAAACCGACGTCATTCTGCATGCCGTCACCGAGGTCGGACAACCGGTGATCTTCGGCATCCTGATCATTATCCTCGTGTTCCTTCCAATTCTGACGCTGCAGGGCATGGAAGGGAAAATGTTTCAGCCGCTCGCCAATACGATCATCATCGCGTTATTGGTATCCCTGGTTTTGTCCCTCACCCTTTCCCCTGTGCTCTGCGCTATGGCGCTGAAGCGAGGAACGGAGGAGGACACGTTCCTGCTTCGCTGGGCCAAGTGGGCCTACCTCCCAACCCTGCGCTGGGCGACGGGGCATCGCGTCACCGTGCTGGCCCTCGCGCTCGGGCTCCTAGGCGCCAGTCTCTCGCTGTTTCCTTTTCTCGGGGGAGAGTTTATTCCCATCTTGAACGAGGGGGCCATTTCGCCCCAGACCATTCGCTACCCCAGTATCGCGCTGGATCGATCCATCGAAATTGAAAAAGAAATGCAGCGTGCGGTGATGGAGTTTCCGGAAGTGCGCATGGTGGTGTCCAAGATCGGCCGCTCGGAGATGGGAAACGACCCTCAGGAGCCGAATGCCAGTGACCCGGTCGTGAGTCTCCGTCCGATGGACGAATGGACCACGGCCAAGACCAAATCGGCCCTGGACGATGCCGTCCGCAAGCGCATTGAAAAAGTGCCTGGAGCCAATTACCTGCTCAGCCAACCGATCCAACAACGCGTGGATGAGCTGCTGTCCGGCGTCCGATCGGAAGCGACCATCAAGATACTCGGGGACGATCTGTCGATTCTGCGAAGTACCGCGGAAAAAATTCAAACCATCATGGCATCGGTCAGGGGCGTGGGCGATGTGCGGGTCGAACAGCTCTTCGGACAGACCTACCTCACCATCGATATCGATCGGAGCAAAATCGCTCGCCACGGCATCAATGTCGCCCATGTTCAGGAAATCATTACCACGGCAATCGGGCAAGAACCGGCGACCCACGTGTATGAGGGAAACAAACGATTCGATCTGACGTTGCGATATCCTGAGAAATACCGCAACAGCGTCGACACGATTAAGAACATCTTGCTGACGACGTCTTCCGGCGCCTTGATTCCCCTCGGAGATCTCGCCACGGTCGAGCTGCAAGAAGGCCCCTCGTTAATCAGTCGCGAGGGCCTGCAGCGCCGGATCTACGTCGGGTTCAACACCTTGGGTCGTGATATCGAAAGTGTCGTCGCAGAAGCGCAAGCCAAAATTGCGAAAGAGATTCATCTCCCCACCGGCTATCATTTGGTATGGGGCGGCTCGTTCGAGAACATGCAGCGAGCCATGGCACGATTGAAAATCATCTTGCCGATCACGATCGGCCTGATCTTCATGCTCTTGTTTGCCTCCTTCAATTCTGTCCGCCATGCCGCGCTGATCATCATGAACTTGCCGTTCGCGATGATCGGGGGGATCGTCGCACTCTGGCTGACAGGTGAATATTTGAGTGTCCCGGCCTCGGTGGGGTTCATCAACCTGTTCGGCGTAGCAGTGCTCAACGGAATTGTCCTGGTCTCCTACTTCAACAAGCTGCGTGAGGATGGCCTTCCGTGCGACGAAGCCATCATCAAAGGATGCACGCTTCGACTCAGACCGGTGCTCATGACTGCGCTGGTCGCCCTCCTCGGTTTAATACCGCTCGCGTTCGCCCATGGGATTGGATCGGAAGTGCAACGT